One genomic region from Gossypium hirsutum isolate 1008001.06 chromosome D13, Gossypium_hirsutum_v2.1, whole genome shotgun sequence encodes:
- the LOC121225717 gene encoding L-type lectin-domain containing receptor kinase IX.1 yields the protein MKLCKNSVTICLFVLALLGCMETHGSLGANQPGSNRSNVTVAAAPSPSSTADGSSPQDYLNVHNAARAAVGVRPLTWDDVVARYAADHAKQRISQCELVESRGPYGENLAWSKNDLSGSDAVKMWIDEKHYYDFESNSCSPGYDCAYYTQVIWKYSIRLGCAKVRCNNGGTFIVCNYDPPAKHPENLSLIGAISPNPAAEPDSFDPNDLMGLVVGLIVGACALIVVLCLGCCFCSRRKRNKDNANGDHDNHVIIGAISPSAAPAPHSFPSEHPKRRKNIRGLVVGLIVGASGLILGLGLLVVGLIVGACALIFGLGVFLGFFLRRLRREDDTNVDDHDHVSDMFFHNSDFRHGAAPRKFSLEELAKVTNMFKGEKLGEGGFGAVYRGYLRDLDTHVAVKRISKASKQGIKEYASEVKIISRLRHKNLVKLIGWCHEKRELLLVYEFMANGSLDSHLFKGKSLLNWEVRCKIVQDLASALLYLHEEGDHCVLHRDIKASNIMLDSNFNAKLGDFGLARLVDHAKGSQTTRLAGTIGYMAPECISSGKVSKESDVYSFGIVALEIACGRRSIEPEYEESKASLVAWVWDSYGNQRLLDVVDQKLCMEFDYKQIEFLLIVGLRCVHPDPSSRPSIRQAIQVLNFEAPLPELPSSRPIPTYHAPNTSEVRPSEPCFSCLTITIPR from the coding sequence ATGAAATTATGCAAGAATTCGGTAACAATTTGTTTGTTCGTCTTGGCTCTGTTGGGCTGTATGGAAACACATGGTTCCCTGGGAGCCAATCAACCAGGTTCGAACCGATCCAACGTCACGGTGGCAGCTGCACCGAGCCCTAGTTCCACAGCAGATGGTTCATCACCTCAAGACTACTTGAATGTACACAACGCAGCTCGTGCAGCAGTCGGTGTTCGCCCCCTCACTTGGGACGATGTGGTGGCAAGGTACGCAGCAGACCATGCCAAACAGAGGATATCGCAGTGTGAGCTTGTGGAGTCTAGAGGGCCTTACGGTGAGAATCTTGCATGGAGCAAGAATGATCTTTCTGGATCCGATGCTGTAAAAATGTGGATTGATGAGAAGCACTACTATGACTTTGAATCAAATAGCTGTAGTCCAGGCTATGACTGTGCCTATTATACTCAAGTGATTTGGAAATATTCAATTCGTCTCGGATGTGCAAAAGTGAGATGTAATAACGGGGGAACTTTTATTGTTTGTAACTATGACCCTCCAGCTAAGCATCCAGAGAATTTGTCACTCATCGGAGCGATCTCGCCAAACCCTGCTGCTGAACCAGATTCCTTTGATCCGAATGACCTGATGGGACTAGTGGTGGGGTTAATTGTCGGAGCTTGTGCTTTGATTGTTGTCCTATGTTTGGGATGTTGCTTCTGCTCAAGGAGAAAAAGAAACAAGGACAACGCCAATGGAGACCATGACAATCATGTAATCATCGGAGCAATCTCTCCAAGCGCTGCTCCTGCACCACATTCCTTTCCTTCAGAACACCCGAAAAGGAGGAAAAACATTAGAGGATTAGTGGTGGGGTTAATTGTTGGAGCTTCTGGTTTGATTCTTGGCCTAGGTTTGTTAGTGGTGGGGTTAATTGTTGGAGCTTGTGCTTTGATTTTTGGCCTAGGTGTGTTCTTGGGGTTCTTTTTAAGGAGATTAAGACGAGAGGACGACACCAATGTAGACGATCACGATCACGTATCGGATATGTTCTTTCACAACAGTGACTTTCGACATGGAGCGGCGCCGAGGAAATTTTCCCTGGAAGAATTAGCAAAAGTGACAAATATGTTCAAAGGTGAAAAGCTAGGAGAGGGAGGTTTTGGTGCAGTTTATAGAGGGTACTTGAGGGACTTGGATACCCATGTTGCTGTTAAAAGGATTTCAAAGGCCTCTAAACAAGGAATCAAGGAATATGCATCCGAAGTGAAGATCATTAGCCGATTGAGACACAAAAATCTGGTCAAGCTTATTGGCTGGTGTCACGAAAAACGCGAGCTCCTACTCGTTTACGAGTTCATGGCTAATGGTAGCCTAGATTCCCATCTTTTCAAAGGCAAAAGCTTACTGAACTGGGAAGTGAGATGCAAAATCGTGCAGGACTTGGCGTCGGCTCTATTGTATCTACACGAAGAAGGCGATCATTGCGTGCTACATAGGGATATCAAAGCCAGCAACATCATGTTGGATTCAAATTTCAATGCTAAACTCGGGGATTTCGGGTTAGCTAGGCTAGTTGATCATGCAAAAGGTTCGCAAACTACTCGATTAGCTGGAACCATCGGTTATATGGCACCGGAGTGCATTTCTTCGGGAAAAGTTAGTAAGGAATCAGATGTCTATAGCTTTGGCATTGTGGCACTGGAAATCGCGTGTGGTAGACGATCAATAGAGCCTGAATATGAAGAGTCCAAGGCATCGTTGGTGGCCTGGGTGTGGGATTCATATGGAAACCAAAGGCTGCTTGATGTTGTGGACCAGAAACTATGCATGGAGTTCGACTATAAACAGATCGAATTCTTGTTGATCGTCGGATTGCGGTGTGTTCATCCTGACCCGAGTTCAAGACCGTCAATAAGGCAAGCTATTCAGGTTCTTAACTTTGAGGCACCGTTGCCGGAACTTCCAAGTTCGAGGCCCATACCGACATATCATGCACCAAATACTTCTGAAGTTAGACCAAGTGAGCCGTGTTTTTCATGTTTAACTATTACAATCCCAcgttaa